One segment of Humidesulfovibrio mexicanus DNA contains the following:
- the cimA gene encoding citramalate synthase has protein sequence MRQASIYDTTLRDGTQAEEMHLTTEDKIRIACKLDELGVHYIEGGWPGSNPTDKAFFKEIQNYALKNACVAAFGSTHNAKTTAENDPNLKAVIEAQVAAASIFGKTWDFHATHALKVSLQRNIELISGSLAFLRPHLKELFFDAEHFFDGFKANPDYAIACLKAARDAGADVLVLCDTNGGALPAEVAEIIAKVQATLPGAALGIHAHNDAELAVANSLEAVRLGAAQVQGTMNGYGERCGNANLCSIIPSLELKMGVRTIGPENLKKLAGISHYVAETANQRPFPRQPYVGGSAFAHKGGVHVSAVVKNPQTYEHIDPAQVGNVSRVLLSDLAGRSNILFKARQYGYDLEKDDPAVLDLLAELKRRESMGYDYSVAEASYEILFFRMMGWSKRYFQMLNYRVLDAVNDEKEPFSEATVMLQVRGEVAHTAATGHGPVNALDVALRRALEPSYPTLAQMRLLDFKVRVMSMADKNGGGTASYVRVLIESGDRQNRWSTVGVSHNIIEASWQALVDSINYKLFKDDPQKWPRPGGKHDATAPGEVRR, from the coding sequence ATGCGCCAGGCCAGCATCTACGACACCACCCTCCGGGACGGCACGCAAGCGGAAGAAATGCACCTCACCACAGAGGACAAGATCCGCATCGCCTGCAAGCTGGACGAGCTCGGTGTGCACTACATCGAGGGCGGCTGGCCCGGCTCCAACCCGACGGACAAGGCGTTCTTCAAGGAAATTCAGAACTACGCCCTGAAGAACGCCTGCGTCGCGGCCTTTGGCAGCACCCACAACGCCAAGACAACGGCCGAGAACGACCCCAACCTCAAGGCCGTCATTGAGGCCCAGGTGGCGGCGGCCAGCATCTTCGGCAAGACCTGGGACTTCCACGCCACCCACGCCCTCAAGGTGAGCCTGCAGCGGAACATCGAGCTCATCTCCGGCAGCCTGGCCTTTTTGCGCCCGCACCTGAAGGAGCTCTTCTTCGACGCCGAGCACTTCTTCGACGGCTTCAAGGCCAACCCGGACTACGCCATCGCCTGCCTGAAGGCCGCGCGCGACGCCGGGGCCGACGTGCTGGTTTTGTGCGACACCAACGGCGGCGCATTGCCTGCGGAGGTGGCCGAGATCATCGCCAAGGTGCAGGCGACGCTTCCAGGGGCCGCCTTGGGCATCCACGCCCACAACGACGCCGAGCTGGCCGTGGCCAACAGCCTGGAGGCCGTACGCCTGGGTGCGGCGCAGGTGCAGGGCACCATGAACGGCTATGGCGAGCGCTGCGGGAACGCCAATCTCTGCTCCATCATCCCAAGCCTGGAACTCAAGATGGGCGTGCGCACCATCGGTCCGGAAAACCTCAAAAAGCTTGCCGGGATATCCCACTACGTGGCCGAGACAGCCAACCAGCGCCCCTTCCCGCGCCAGCCCTATGTGGGCGGTTCGGCCTTCGCCCACAAAGGGGGCGTGCACGTCAGCGCCGTGGTCAAGAACCCCCAAACCTACGAACACATCGACCCGGCCCAGGTGGGCAACGTGAGCCGAGTGCTGCTCTCGGATCTGGCCGGACGCAGCAACATCCTGTTCAAGGCGCGCCAGTACGGCTACGACCTGGAAAAGGACGACCCGGCGGTGCTGGACCTGCTGGCCGAGCTGAAGCGCCGCGAAAGCATGGGCTACGACTATTCCGTGGCCGAGGCGAGCTACGAGATCCTCTTCTTCCGCATGATGGGCTGGAGCAAGCGCTACTTCCAGATGCTGAACTACCGCGTGCTCGACGCCGTGAACGACGAGAAGGAGCCCTTCAGCGAGGCCACGGTGATGCTGCAGGTGCGCGGTGAGGTGGCCCACACGGCGGCCACGGGCCACGGCCCGGTGAACGCCCTGGACGTGGCCCTCAGGCGCGCGCTGGAGCCCTCCTACCCCACCCTGGCGCAGATGCGCCTGCTCGACTTCAAGGTGCGCGTCATGTCCATGGCGGACAAGAACGGCGGGGGCACGGCCTCCTATGTCCGGGTGCTCATCGAATCCGGCGACCGGCAAAACCGCTGGAGCACCGTCGGCGTGTCGCACAACATCATCGAGGCCAGCTGGCAGGCGCTTGTGGACTCCATCAACTACAAGCTTTTCAAAGACGACCCGCAAAAGTGGCCCAGACCGGGCGGCAAGCACGACGCCACCGCTCCAGGGGAGGTCCGGCGCTGA
- a CDS encoding aspartate kinase, whose product MKNIVVQKFGGTSVRNLECMRQVLNNVRRPLANGDKVIVVLSAMAGETNRLIALARQWSDHPDPAEMDSLVSTGEQISVALFSMMAKDEGIKCRSVLGFQIPIETDNSYGKARIEDIDSEKLLKMLEIDDVLVVAGFQGVDAIGRITTLGRGGSDTSAVAVAAALKAEMCEIYTDVPGVFTTDPNICAEARKIDRISYDEMLEMASMGAKVLQIRSVEFAKKYNVAVHVRSTFSDEPGTMVTQEDTVMEAVQVSGVAYDKDQAQVTLVGVIDEPGVCASIFTPIAENKILVDMIVQNPSKDGRTDITFTVTRADLDATLKLIEGLKGEIGYQALLSDKNVSKVSVIGVGMRNHSGVAAKAFRAMRDENINILMISTSEIKLSCLIEDKYTELAVRTLHQTFVG is encoded by the coding sequence ATGAAGAACATCGTGGTGCAGAAATTCGGCGGCACCTCCGTGCGCAACCTGGAGTGCATGAGGCAGGTGCTGAACAATGTTCGCCGCCCCTTGGCAAACGGCGACAAGGTCATCGTGGTGCTTTCGGCCATGGCCGGAGAAACCAACCGGCTCATCGCCCTGGCCAGGCAGTGGTCCGACCACCCGGACCCGGCGGAGATGGACAGCCTTGTCTCCACCGGAGAGCAGATCTCCGTGGCCCTTTTTTCGATGATGGCCAAGGACGAGGGCATCAAATGCCGCAGCGTGCTCGGCTTCCAGATTCCCATTGAAACGGACAATTCCTACGGCAAGGCCCGCATCGAGGACATCGACTCCGAAAAGCTGCTCAAGATGCTGGAGATTGACGACGTGCTGGTGGTCGCGGGCTTTCAGGGCGTGGACGCCATTGGCCGCATCACCACCCTGGGGCGCGGCGGCTCCGACACCTCTGCCGTGGCCGTGGCCGCAGCCCTCAAGGCCGAGATGTGCGAAATCTACACCGATGTGCCCGGCGTGTTCACCACCGACCCCAACATCTGCGCCGAGGCCAGGAAGATCGACCGCATCTCCTATGACGAGATGCTGGAAATGGCCAGCATGGGTGCCAAGGTGCTCCAGATCCGTTCCGTGGAATTCGCAAAAAAATACAACGTTGCCGTTCATGTGCGCTCGACCTTCAGCGACGAGCCCGGCACCATGGTCACCCAGGAGGATACAGTCATGGAAGCAGTGCAGGTCTCCGGCGTCGCCTACGACAAGGACCAGGCGCAAGTCACGCTGGTGGGCGTCATCGACGAGCCCGGCGTCTGCGCCTCCATCTTCACGCCCATCGCGGAGAACAAGATCCTGGTGGACATGATCGTGCAGAACCCCAGCAAGGACGGCCGCACGGACATCACCTTCACCGTCACCCGCGCCGACCTCGACGCCACCCTGAAGCTCATCGAGGGGCTGAAGGGCGAGATCGGCTACCAGGCCCTGCTCTCGGACAAGAACGTCAGCAAGGTCTCGGTCATCGGCGTTGGAATGCGCAACCACTCCGGCGTGGCGGCCAAGGCCTTCCGCGCCATGCGCGACGAGAACATCAACATTCTCATGATCTCCACCTCGGAGATCAAGCTCTCCTGCCTCATCGAGGACAAGTACACCGAACTTGCGGTGCGCACCCTGCACCAGACCTTTGTGGGCTAA
- the tsaE gene encoding tRNA (adenosine(37)-N6)-threonylcarbamoyltransferase complex ATPase subunit type 1 TsaE codes for MTRLFLPDAQATLALGAALGVALAAARGEGGGSMPLLLSGPLGSGKTTLVRGLVSTLPGAHAAEVSSPSFNIVNLYPTTPPVAHFDLYRVAGAAPDEFFDALDAKDVLVVAEWAENLPPGERPDEALLLAWTPVPSGRALEIRAWGKAAEALLDALAPKLNQWRKESSQ; via the coding sequence ATGACGCGGCTTTTCCTTCCCGACGCGCAGGCAACCCTGGCCCTGGGCGCGGCGCTGGGGGTCGCCCTGGCCGCCGCGCGCGGGGAGGGCGGAGGCTCCATGCCGCTGCTGCTTTCCGGCCCGCTCGGCTCGGGCAAGACCACCCTGGTGCGGGGGCTGGTCTCCACCCTTCCTGGCGCACACGCCGCCGAGGTCTCCAGCCCCAGCTTCAACATCGTAAACCTGTACCCCACCACCCCGCCCGTGGCGCACTTCGACCTGTACCGCGTGGCCGGGGCCGCGCCGGACGAATTCTTCGACGCGCTGGACGCGAAGGATGTTCTGGTGGTGGCCGAGTGGGCCGAGAACCTGCCCCCTGGCGAACGTCCGGACGAGGCGCTGCTCCTCGCCTGGACCCCTGTTCCCTCTGGACGGGCGCTCGAAATCAGGGCATGGGGAAAGGCGGCCGAGGCCCTGCTGGACGCCCTGGCCCCTAAGCTCAACCAATGGCGGAAGGAATCCTCACAATGA
- a CDS encoding CBS domain-containing protein, producing the protein MLKAIDIMTPDPVTLSPETDIRSAVALLIEKKINGAPVVDAKGKLVGVLCQSDLVAQHKQVTMPSLFSMLDGFIALSSREDFEREIRKIAASTVADAMTPHAKSVSPHTPIDEIATVMVNEKLYTLPVVDGGKLVGVVGKEDILRTLLEHHDAKA; encoded by the coding sequence ATGCTGAAGGCCATCGACATCATGACCCCGGACCCGGTGACCCTTTCGCCCGAAACCGACATCAGAAGCGCTGTGGCCCTGCTCATCGAGAAGAAGATCAACGGCGCGCCCGTTGTGGACGCCAAGGGCAAACTCGTGGGCGTGCTTTGCCAAAGCGACCTTGTGGCCCAGCACAAGCAGGTCACCATGCCCTCGCTGTTTTCCATGCTCGACGGCTTCATCGCCCTGTCCAGCCGCGAGGACTTCGAGCGGGAGATACGCAAAATTGCCGCAAGCACCGTGGCCGACGCCATGACCCCGCACGCCAAGTCCGTGTCTCCGCACACGCCCATCGACGAGATCGCCACGGTCATGGTGAACGAAAAGCTCTACACCCTGCCGGTAGTGGACGGCGGCAAACTTGTGGGCGTGGTGGGCAAGGAGGACATCCTGCGCACCCTGCTGGAACATCACGACGCCAAGGCCTGA
- a CDS encoding NAD(P)H-hydrate dehydratase: MFEPLPTPAEMAAWDQAAITDFGLKAELLMENAGARALDALEQAVGPLEGARVLLMAGGGNNGGDAFVLARRLLDAGAEPLVLHTKPRSGHSPEARYHMDLARRVGAELRRLPLDRAARVLETLPRPDIVVDGLIGAGLKGPLSSEYAALIEAMNRLGENAFVLALDIPSGLCGTSGLPKPVAVRADLTVTFHAAKLGCALPHAAPHVGTLDVRSIGIPRAATAATSPRQMLMTDALLDLLKIPAADLHKGKAGHVLVIGGGEGLTGAAQLCGLGALRAGAGLVTLACPRGVLAEAKAAMPDLMALPLGQSGQARFMPDCLEELLPHLSRFGAVVIGPGLGRDAGSGEFLAAFATAFARHFSQEMGKAWAPPCVYDADALFHLAQSPGLMAELPANAVLTPHPGEMARILGMGMGELQADRPSAARRFCQTHPQVLALKGAGTLVAQNGVLRLCPIAAPNLAVGGSGDVLAGVMAACLARGIEPLSAACLAVHWHALCGRRLEEDFPLRGNLPTEIAHTLPLVLKERTSC; the protein is encoded by the coding sequence ATGTTCGAACCACTGCCCACGCCAGCGGAAATGGCCGCCTGGGACCAGGCCGCCATCACGGACTTCGGCCTCAAGGCCGAACTGCTCATGGAGAACGCCGGAGCCCGCGCCCTGGACGCCCTGGAGCAGGCCGTCGGACCGCTGGAGGGCGCGCGCGTGCTGCTGATGGCGGGCGGGGGCAACAACGGCGGCGACGCTTTCGTGCTGGCACGCAGGCTGCTGGACGCCGGGGCCGAACCGCTGGTGCTGCACACAAAGCCCAGAAGCGGCCATTCCCCCGAAGCCCGCTACCACATGGATCTGGCCCGCCGGGTCGGCGCGGAACTGCGCAGGCTGCCTCTGGACCGCGCCGCACGCGTGCTTGAAACCCTGCCCCGCCCGGACATCGTGGTGGACGGCTTGATCGGCGCCGGGCTCAAGGGACCGCTCTCAAGCGAGTACGCGGCGCTCATCGAGGCCATGAACCGCCTTGGGGAAAACGCCTTCGTGCTGGCCCTGGACATTCCTTCCGGCCTGTGCGGCACCTCCGGCCTTCCCAAGCCCGTGGCCGTCCGGGCCGACCTCACCGTCACCTTCCACGCGGCCAAGCTGGGCTGCGCCCTGCCCCACGCCGCACCCCATGTGGGAACGCTGGACGTGCGGAGCATCGGCATTCCCCGCGCGGCCACTGCCGCGACATCGCCACGCCAAATGCTCATGACCGACGCGCTGCTGGATCTTTTGAAGATTCCCGCGGCGGATCTGCACAAGGGTAAGGCCGGGCACGTGCTGGTCATCGGCGGGGGCGAGGGGCTCACCGGGGCGGCGCAGCTCTGCGGCCTCGGGGCCCTGCGCGCCGGGGCCGGGCTGGTCACCCTGGCCTGTCCGCGCGGCGTGCTGGCCGAAGCCAAGGCCGCCATGCCGGACCTCATGGCCCTGCCCCTGGGGCAGTCCGGCCAGGCCCGTTTCATGCCCGATTGCCTGGAGGAGTTGCTGCCGCACTTGAGCCGCTTCGGAGCCGTGGTCATCGGCCCCGGCCTTGGGCGCGATGCAGGCTCCGGCGAATTTCTCGCCGCCTTCGCCACCGCCTTCGCCCGGCACTTCAGCCAGGAGATGGGCAAGGCCTGGGCGCCGCCCTGCGTTTACGACGCCGATGCCCTGTTCCACTTGGCCCAGTCGCCGGGGCTCATGGCCGAGCTGCCCGCAAACGCCGTGCTGACGCCGCACCCCGGCGAGATGGCGCGCATTCTGGGCATGGGCATGGGCGAACTGCAGGCCGACAGGCCAAGCGCGGCCCGACGCTTCTGCCAAACGCACCCGCAGGTGCTGGCCTTGAAGGGCGCCGGAACCCTGGTGGCCCAGAACGGCGTGCTGCGCCTGTGTCCCATCGCCGCGCCCAACCTGGCGGTGGGCGGCTCCGGCGACGTGCTGGCCGGCGTCATGGCCGCCTGCCTGGCGCGCGGCATCGAGCCGCTCTCCGCCGCCTGCCTGGCCGTGCACTGGCACGCCCTGTGCGGTCGCCGCCTGGAAGAGGATTTCCCCCTCCGGGGCAACCTGCCCACGGAGATCGCCCATACCCTGCCACTTGTCCTCAAGGAGCGCACATCATGCTGA
- the acpS gene encoding holo-ACP synthase has product MILGLGLDVAEVERIRNSLARFGARFVGRVLTAAEAEAMPKSNAEYYVAARFAAKEACAKALGTGFSRGVTLHSIGVAALPSGAPRLVLTGRARELALEMGVRAAHVSLTHERGIAAAVVILEGPDTTSGQPEI; this is encoded by the coding sequence ATGATTCTGGGCCTGGGACTCGATGTGGCCGAGGTGGAGCGCATCCGCAACAGTCTGGCGCGCTTCGGAGCGCGCTTCGTGGGCCGGGTGCTCACCGCGGCCGAGGCCGAGGCCATGCCCAAGTCCAACGCGGAATATTATGTCGCCGCGCGCTTCGCCGCCAAGGAGGCCTGCGCCAAGGCGTTGGGAACCGGCTTCTCCCGAGGCGTCACCCTGCACAGCATCGGGGTGGCCGCCCTTCCCTCCGGCGCGCCCAGGCTTGTGCTCACCGGCCGCGCACGGGAGCTGGCCCTTGAGATGGGCGTGCGCGCGGCCCACGTTTCGCTCACGCACGAGCGAGGAATCGCCGCAGCCGTGGTGATTCTGGAAGGCCCGGACACGACCAGTGGACAGCCGGAGATCTGA
- a CDS encoding pyridoxine 5'-phosphate synthase → MPLLCVNVDHVATLRQARLGREPDPVLAAHEAELGGATGIIVHLREDRRHIQDRDVELLRRTVNTRLNLEMAATREMQQIALTIGPNTVCLVPEKRQELTTEGGLNCVGREGEFSSFLAPLLERDITASLFIDADPAQIEAASQTGAQFVELHTGHYANARTPEARQAEFRKIVDGVRRAQSLGLKVNLGHGLGYVNVLPFAKVPGIVEYSIGHSIMARAVYTGLRRATRDMVDILRGFVD, encoded by the coding sequence ATGCCCCTTCTTTGCGTCAACGTGGACCATGTCGCCACCCTGCGCCAGGCCCGGCTGGGCCGCGAGCCGGACCCCGTACTGGCCGCCCACGAGGCCGAGCTTGGCGGGGCGACGGGCATCATCGTGCACCTGCGCGAGGACCGCCGCCACATTCAGGACCGCGACGTGGAGCTTCTGCGCCGCACGGTGAACACGCGGCTCAACCTGGAGATGGCCGCCACCCGCGAAATGCAGCAGATCGCGCTGACCATAGGCCCCAACACCGTGTGCCTGGTGCCGGAAAAGCGCCAGGAGCTCACCACCGAGGGAGGGCTCAACTGCGTGGGCCGCGAGGGCGAGTTCTCGTCCTTTCTCGCCCCGCTGCTGGAGCGCGACATCACAGCCAGTCTGTTCATCGACGCCGACCCCGCGCAGATCGAAGCGGCCAGCCAGACGGGCGCGCAGTTCGTGGAGCTGCACACCGGCCACTACGCCAACGCCCGCACGCCAGAGGCCCGCCAGGCCGAATTCCGTAAAATCGTCGATGGCGTGCGCCGCGCCCAGTCCCTTGGCCTCAAGGTGAACCTGGGCCACGGGCTGGGCTACGTGAACGTGCTGCCCTTCGCCAAGGTGCCGGGAATCGTGGAATACTCCATCGGGCACAGCATCATGGCCCGCGCGGTCTACACGGGCCTGCGCAGGGCCACCCGCGACATGGTGGACATCCTGCGCGGGTTCGTGGACTAG
- a CDS encoding UDP-glucose dehydrogenase family protein: protein MNVCIVGTGYVGLVTAACLSEMGNHVRCVDANPKVVETLRAGRIHIFEPGLEDLVRRNTAEGRLTFTDSLAEGLSFDGDGAEFAFVCVGTPEGADGTCDLCYVDAVAAEIGRTVSRPLIVVNKSTVPVGTADRVRAILDRELSARGMDVDVDVVSNPEFLKEGDAVKDFMKPDRVIVGTENPRSAEMLKALYAPFARSREKLIIMGVKSAEMTKYAANCMLATKISFINEVANICERVGADVSEVRLGIGSDHRIGYDFIYPGVGYGGSCFPKDVKAFLGTARQAGYEAGLIDAVDQVNARQKLVLAHKVLRHFEPLGGVAGKTLALWGLAFKANTDDIREAPALAIIRELTARGMRVRAFDPVARERAQAELAADPLVELVAEQYQALDGADALAVVTDWNQFRNPDFAGMARKLAHKVVFDGRNLYQPELLARFGLKHYGIGR, encoded by the coding sequence ATGAACGTCTGCATCGTCGGAACCGGATACGTCGGCCTGGTCACTGCCGCCTGCCTCTCGGAGATGGGCAACCACGTGCGCTGCGTGGATGCCAATCCCAAAGTGGTGGAGACCTTGCGCGCCGGGCGCATCCATATTTTCGAGCCTGGCCTTGAGGACCTGGTGCGCCGCAATACGGCGGAAGGCCGCCTGACCTTCACCGACAGCCTGGCCGAGGGGTTGTCCTTTGACGGCGACGGGGCCGAGTTCGCCTTTGTCTGCGTGGGCACGCCGGAAGGCGCGGACGGCACCTGCGACCTTTGTTACGTGGACGCCGTGGCCGCGGAGATCGGACGAACGGTTTCGCGCCCGCTCATCGTGGTGAACAAGTCCACGGTGCCCGTGGGCACGGCGGACCGCGTCCGCGCGATCCTTGACCGCGAATTGTCCGCCCGCGGCATGGATGTGGACGTGGACGTGGTGTCCAACCCGGAGTTCTTGAAGGAAGGCGATGCGGTGAAGGACTTCATGAAGCCCGACCGCGTCATCGTGGGCACCGAGAACCCGCGCAGCGCGGAGATGCTCAAGGCGCTGTACGCCCCCTTCGCCCGCAGCCGCGAGAAGCTCATCATCATGGGCGTCAAAAGCGCGGAGATGACCAAGTACGCAGCCAATTGCATGTTGGCCACCAAGATCAGCTTCATCAACGAGGTCGCCAACATCTGCGAGCGCGTGGGGGCCGATGTCTCCGAAGTGCGCCTTGGGATTGGCAGCGACCACCGCATAGGCTATGACTTCATCTATCCTGGTGTCGGCTATGGCGGCTCCTGCTTCCCCAAGGACGTGAAGGCCTTTTTGGGCACCGCCCGCCAGGCCGGGTACGAGGCCGGGCTCATAGACGCCGTGGACCAGGTGAACGCCCGGCAGAAGCTGGTGCTGGCCCATAAGGTGTTGCGCCATTTCGAGCCGTTGGGCGGCGTGGCGGGCAAAACCCTGGCCTTGTGGGGCCTGGCCTTCAAGGCCAACACCGACGACATCCGCGAGGCTCCGGCCCTGGCCATCATCAGGGAGCTTACCGCCAGGGGGATGCGCGTGCGGGCCTTTGATCCCGTGGCTCGGGAACGCGCCCAGGCCGAGCTTGCCGCCGACCCGCTGGTGGAGCTGGTGGCAGAGCAGTACCAGGCCTTGGACGGTGCAGACGCCCTGGCCGTGGTGACGGACTGGAACCAGTTCCGCAACCCGGACTTTGCGGGCATGGCCAGGAAGCTGGCCCACAAGGTGGTCTTCGACGGCCGCAACCTGTACCAGCCGGAACTGCTGGCCCGCTTCGGACTCAAACATTACGGCATCGGACGCTGA
- the nhaA gene encoding Na+/H+ antiporter NhaA, with the protein MRARKTPPIEIILTPFNRFFAMSAAGGLVLLACTAAAMFWANSAWGDSYERFRELHLRVGLDGHVLDLSLAHWVNDGLMAVFFFVVGLEIKRELLVGELSTARKAILPILAAAGGMAAPAAFYVFFNQGGPHMAGWGIPIATDIAFALGILSLLGERAPVSLKVFLTAVAIADDMGAVLIIALFYTSQLSLAALGAGVGFLALMAAANASGIRKPLPFLLLGIAAWAFFLSSGVHATVAGVLAAMTIPARPRAGAQDFLVRSRNILNEFEGVCKEGMRCMLESKRQPQLLLTLREACRDAETPLQRLDAMLHPWVAFAIMPVFALVNAGVLLPADMAAAIARPVNLGIMFGLVLGKPLGVTLTALGLTASGIAPRLAGVGWRHLLGAGCLAGIGFTMSIFITELAFSDPAVKDSAKLGILTASLVSALAGWAVLRLLTPAPRRS; encoded by the coding sequence ATGCGCGCACGGAAAACGCCCCCCATCGAGATCATTCTCACGCCTTTCAACCGCTTCTTCGCCATGTCCGCGGCGGGCGGACTGGTGCTGCTGGCCTGCACGGCCGCAGCCATGTTCTGGGCCAACTCGGCCTGGGGCGATTCCTACGAGCGCTTTCGCGAATTGCACCTGCGCGTGGGCCTGGACGGGCATGTCCTGGACCTTTCCCTGGCGCACTGGGTCAACGACGGCCTCATGGCCGTGTTCTTCTTCGTGGTGGGCCTTGAGATCAAGCGCGAACTGCTGGTGGGCGAGCTGTCCACCGCGCGCAAGGCCATATTGCCCATCCTGGCCGCGGCCGGGGGCATGGCCGCACCCGCCGCGTTTTACGTCTTTTTCAACCAGGGCGGACCGCACATGGCGGGCTGGGGCATCCCCATCGCCACGGACATCGCCTTCGCCCTGGGCATCCTCTCCCTTCTGGGCGAGCGCGCCCCCGTCAGCCTCAAGGTCTTTCTTACCGCCGTGGCCATTGCCGACGACATGGGCGCGGTGCTGATCATTGCGCTGTTCTACACCTCGCAGCTTTCCCTGGCCGCTCTTGGCGCGGGGGTGGGATTTCTGGCGCTCATGGCCGCAGCGAACGCCTCGGGCATCCGCAAGCCGTTGCCCTTTCTGCTGCTGGGCATCGCCGCCTGGGCCTTCTTTTTGTCCTCCGGCGTGCACGCCACCGTGGCCGGGGTGCTGGCGGCCATGACCATCCCGGCCCGGCCGCGTGCAGGGGCGCAGGACTTTCTGGTGAGAAGCAGGAATATCCTGAATGAATTTGAGGGGGTCTGCAAGGAGGGGATGCGCTGTATGCTGGAGAGCAAACGCCAGCCCCAGTTGTTGTTGACCCTGCGCGAGGCCTGCCGCGATGCCGAGACGCCGTTGCAGCGCCTGGACGCCATGCTGCACCCCTGGGTGGCTTTCGCCATCATGCCCGTATTCGCCCTTGTGAACGCGGGCGTGTTGCTGCCTGCGGACATGGCGGCGGCCATCGCCCGGCCGGTGAACCTGGGCATCATGTTCGGGCTGGTGCTGGGCAAGCCGCTCGGGGTCACCCTAACGGCTTTGGGGCTCACCGCAAGCGGCATCGCCCCCAGGCTGGCCGGGGTGGGCTGGCGGCATCTGCTCGGGGCCGGGTGCCTTGCGGGCATCGGGTTCACCATGAGCATCTTCATCACCGAACTGGCCTTCAGCGACCCGGCGGTGAAGGACAGCGCCAAGCTCGGCATTCTGACGGCCTCGCTGGTTTCGGCCCTTGCGGGCTGGGCCGTGCTGCGCCTGCTGACCCCGGCGCCCAGGCGGTCCTGA
- a CDS encoding nitroreductase family protein, with amino-acid sequence MDVMDAILTRRSIRKYAEGPVTDEQLRTLLSAAMAAPSAGNQQPWQFVVVRQPALLAEVSRIHPHVHMAAKAPAGILVCGDTRVEKYPGYWVIDCAAAVQNLLLAAHGLGLGAVWTGIHPVQERVEAFAKLFGAPAGVVPHSFIPIGRPAEERRSEDRFRPERIHQERFPA; translated from the coding sequence ATGGACGTCATGGACGCCATTCTCACCCGCCGCAGCATCCGCAAGTACGCCGAGGGGCCGGTCACCGACGAGCAACTGCGCACGCTGCTCTCCGCCGCCATGGCCGCGCCCAGCGCAGGCAACCAGCAGCCCTGGCAGTTCGTCGTGGTGCGCCAGCCCGCCCTGTTGGCGGAAGTGTCCCGCATTCACCCGCATGTGCACATGGCCGCCAAGGCCCCGGCGGGGATCCTCGTCTGCGGCGACACGCGGGTGGAAAAATACCCTGGCTACTGGGTCATAGACTGCGCCGCAGCCGTGCAGAACCTGCTGCTGGCCGCGCACGGCCTTGGCCTGGGCGCCGTGTGGACGGGCATCCATCCAGTGCAGGAACGGGTCGAGGCCTTCGCCAAGCTCTTCGGCGCACCGGCGGGGGTTGTGCCACATTCCTTCATCCCCATCGGGCGGCCAGCCGAAGAACGGCGGAGCGAGGACCGCTTCCGGCCGGAGCGCATACACCAGGAGCGCTTCCCGGCCTGA
- a CDS encoding phosphatidylserine decarboxylase family protein, with product MRKPSIGLSLEGLPAIGLFAFATLVFAAMGWWLFALVLLVVTCFVVNFFRDPERVAPEDLDAVVSPADGRVVKVDFAPDPISGQVRQVVCIFMNIFDVHVNRAPVEGSVEAIRYIPGKFFNASLDKASTDNERNILVMGRGADRFTIVQIAGLIARRIVCWTEHGDILRRGERFGLIKFGSRVDLYLPDGYAVKVYVGETVRAGETAIAVRK from the coding sequence ATGCGCAAACCGTCCATAGGACTCAGCCTCGAAGGCCTGCCGGCCATCGGCCTTTTCGCCTTCGCCACCCTGGTATTCGCCGCCATGGGCTGGTGGCTTTTCGCCTTGGTCCTGCTTGTTGTCACGTGTTTCGTGGTGAATTTCTTTCGCGATCCCGAGCGTGTTGCGCCCGAGGATCTGGACGCGGTTGTTTCCCCGGCGGACGGCCGCGTGGTCAAGGTGGATTTCGCTCCGGACCCGATTTCCGGCCAGGTGCGGCAGGTGGTCTGCATCTTCATGAACATCTTCGACGTTCATGTGAACCGCGCCCCGGTGGAGGGCAGCGTAGAGGCCATCCGCTACATTCCGGGCAAGTTTTTTAACGCCAGCCTGGACAAGGCCAGCACCGACAACGAGCGCAACATTCTTGTCATGGGCCGCGGGGCCGACCGCTTCACCATCGTGCAGATCGCGGGGCTCATCGCCCGGCGCATCGTCTGCTGGACCGAGCACGGCGACATCCTGCGCCGGGGCGAGCGGTTCGGTCTCATCAAGTTCGGGTCCCGTGTTGACCTCTATCTGCCTGACGGCTATGCCGTGAAGGTCTATGTGGGCGAAACCGTCCGCGCGGGCGAGACGGCCATCGCTGTCCGCAAGTAG